One region of Termitidicoccus mucosus genomic DNA includes:
- a CDS encoding cytochrome c biogenesis protein, producing MNAAPWMQFPFYAAAAIACWLLALALQARRATRDRHRLHAAVAALGALAPLAFAIVLWITLERPPMRTLGETRLWYAIFTPLIGAAAHLAFRQRWLLNYALGMGALFLVVNLLRPEAHNRALMPALQSVWFVPHVLVYIFAYALFAASSAIAVRGLWRMGRARAVRDGALSAPVVGEDAAHLGLAGRLVYPGLGFLTLGLLFGALWAKEAWGHYWTWDPKETWALITWLGYLAFIHIRHWLPAATKAALWVLALSFVILLICWFGVNYLPSAAQSVHTYTQ from the coding sequence ATGAACGCCGCGCCCTGGATGCAGTTTCCGTTCTACGCCGCCGCCGCCATCGCGTGCTGGCTGCTCGCGCTTGCGCTTCAGGCCCGCCGCGCCACGCGCGACCGCCACCGCCTGCACGCCGCCGTCGCGGCGCTCGGCGCGCTTGCGCCGCTCGCGTTCGCCATCGTGCTTTGGATCACACTCGAACGCCCGCCCATGCGCACGCTCGGCGAGACGCGCCTGTGGTATGCCATCTTCACGCCGCTCATCGGCGCCGCCGCGCATCTCGCATTCCGCCAGCGCTGGCTTCTCAACTACGCGCTCGGCATGGGCGCGCTGTTCCTCGTCGTCAACCTGCTCCGCCCCGAGGCGCACAACCGCGCCCTCATGCCCGCGCTCCAAAGCGTGTGGTTTGTGCCGCATGTGCTCGTTTATATTTTTGCCTACGCGCTCTTCGCCGCCTCGTCCGCCATCGCCGTGCGCGGGCTTTGGCGCATGGGGCGGGCGCGAGCTGTCCGGGACGGCGCCCTGTCCGCCCCTGTCGTCGGCGAAGATGCCGCGCACCTCGGCCTCGCGGGTCGGCTCGTTTATCCCGGCCTCGGTTTCCTCACGCTTGGGCTGCTCTTCGGCGCGCTCTGGGCGAAGGAAGCGTGGGGCCATTACTGGACGTGGGACCCGAAGGAAACCTGGGCGCTCATCACGTGGCTCGGTTACCTCGCGTTCATACACATCCGCCATTGGCTCCCCGCCGCCACCAAGGCTGCCCTCTGGGTGCTCGCGCTCTCCTTCGTCATCCTGCTCATCTGCTGGTTCGGCGTGAACTACCTCCCCTCCGCCGCGCAAAGCGTTCACACCTACACGCAATAA
- a CDS encoding iron-containing alcohol dehydrogenase: MENFTYHNPTRIHFGRGQIEKISCEIPAGARVLLLAGGGSIKKNGVYDQVKKALGARVTHEFFGVEANPDFDTLMQAVALARREKSDWVLAVGGGSVLDGAKLVAAAVPHEGDAWQIPATHGGAITAPPLPIGAVLTLPATGSEANGNAVISRRAIKEKLAFYHPLVYPRFSILDPETTFSLPERQVANGIGDAFCHVIEQYLTFPAAAEIQDRFAESILKVLIDEGPKTLASPHDYDARANLIWAATWALNGAIGVGVPQDWATHTIGHELTALHGIDHARTLAIVLPGLMRVQRETKRGKLVQYAARVWDLHEGSEDERIDAAIESTRAFYESLGIRTRLSDYKIKADETAVEVARRLAARGETAIGERGDITPARIEEILLLAA, from the coding sequence ATGGAAAATTTCACGTACCACAATCCCACGCGCATCCATTTCGGGCGCGGGCAAATCGAAAAAATCTCCTGCGAGATCCCGGCCGGCGCGCGCGTGCTGCTGCTGGCGGGAGGCGGCTCGATCAAAAAGAACGGCGTTTATGACCAGGTGAAAAAAGCCCTCGGCGCGCGCGTCACGCACGAGTTTTTCGGCGTCGAGGCAAACCCCGATTTCGACACGCTCATGCAGGCGGTGGCGCTCGCGCGGCGGGAAAAGAGCGACTGGGTGCTCGCCGTCGGCGGCGGCTCCGTGCTCGACGGCGCGAAACTCGTCGCCGCCGCCGTTCCCCACGAGGGCGACGCGTGGCAGATTCCCGCCACGCACGGCGGCGCCATCACCGCGCCCCCGCTGCCCATCGGGGCGGTGCTCACGCTGCCCGCCACCGGCTCCGAGGCCAACGGCAACGCCGTCATCTCGCGCCGCGCCATCAAGGAGAAACTGGCGTTCTACCATCCGCTCGTTTATCCGCGCTTCTCCATCCTCGATCCCGAGACGACGTTCTCGCTGCCCGAACGGCAGGTCGCCAACGGCATCGGCGACGCGTTCTGTCACGTGATCGAGCAATACCTCACCTTTCCCGCCGCCGCGGAAATCCAGGATCGCTTCGCCGAATCCATCCTGAAGGTGCTCATCGACGAAGGACCGAAGACGCTGGCCAGCCCGCACGACTACGATGCCCGCGCCAACCTCATCTGGGCCGCCACTTGGGCGCTCAACGGCGCCATCGGCGTCGGCGTGCCGCAGGACTGGGCCACCCATACCATCGGGCACGAACTGACCGCGCTCCACGGCATCGACCACGCGCGCACGCTGGCCATCGTGCTGCCCGGCCTGATGCGGGTGCAGCGCGAAACCAAGCGCGGCAAACTCGTGCAATACGCCGCGCGCGTCTGGGACCTGCACGAAGGCAGCGAGGACGAGCGCATCGACGCCGCGATCGAAAGCACGCGCGCGTTCTACGAGTCGCTCGGCATCCGCACGCGACTCTCGGACTACAAAATCAAGGCCGATGAGACCGCCGTGGAAGTCGCGCGCCGCCTCGCCGCGCGCGGCGAGACCGCCATCGGCGAACGCGGCGACATCACGCCGGCCAGGATCGAGGAAATCCTGCTGCTCGCGGCGTGA
- the asd gene encoding archaetidylserine decarboxylase (Phosphatidylserine decarboxylase is synthesized as a single chain precursor. Generation of the pyruvoyl active site from a Ser is coupled to cleavage of a Gly-Ser bond between the larger (beta) and smaller (alpha chains). It is an integral membrane protein.), with product MAREPIQFFNRYTRQIETEDIYGETWMRLVYENPVGRLLLWALVKRKFFSWYYGRRMNRRWSGSKIFPFVVKYNLDADEFAKSIYKMRTFNEFFSRALKREARPIVGGERVAVFPADGRHLAFPDVDAAEGFYVKGSKFTLAELLGEGGLPEAGQKLARKFAGGAMLISRLCPVDYHRFHFPCAGTPDEARLIKGFLYSVSPIALRRNIDYLVQNKRMLTLLETPVFGTVALLEVGATNVGSIQQFYVENRPVAKGEEKGFFKFGGSCVITLFERGRIKFDADLVAQSRECRETYARMGDRLGEAV from the coding sequence ATGGCCCGCGAACCCATCCAGTTTTTCAACCGTTACACCAGGCAAATCGAAACCGAGGACATCTACGGCGAAACGTGGATGCGCCTCGTCTATGAAAACCCGGTCGGACGCCTCCTGCTTTGGGCGCTGGTGAAGCGGAAGTTTTTCTCGTGGTATTACGGACGGCGCATGAACCGGCGCTGGAGCGGCTCGAAGATTTTTCCGTTCGTCGTGAAATACAACCTCGATGCCGACGAGTTCGCCAAGTCAATCTACAAGATGCGGACGTTCAACGAATTTTTCTCGCGGGCCTTGAAACGCGAGGCGCGTCCCATCGTCGGCGGCGAGCGCGTGGCGGTGTTCCCGGCGGACGGGCGGCATCTGGCGTTTCCCGACGTGGATGCGGCGGAGGGATTTTATGTGAAAGGCTCGAAGTTCACGCTCGCGGAACTGCTCGGCGAGGGCGGGCTGCCGGAAGCCGGACAAAAGCTGGCGCGCAAATTCGCCGGTGGCGCGATGCTCATCTCGCGGCTGTGTCCGGTGGACTACCACCGCTTTCATTTTCCCTGCGCGGGCACGCCGGACGAGGCGCGCTTGATCAAGGGTTTTTTGTATTCGGTGAGCCCCATCGCCCTGCGCCGCAACATCGACTACCTCGTGCAGAACAAACGCATGCTCACGCTGCTGGAAACGCCGGTCTTCGGCACGGTGGCGCTGCTCGAAGTCGGCGCCACCAATGTCGGCTCCATCCAGCAATTCTACGTGGAAAACCGCCCCGTGGCGAAAGGCGAGGAAAAGGGGTTTTTCAAATTCGGCGGCTCGTGCGTGATCACGCTTTTCGAGCGCGGACGGATAAAATTCGACGCCGACCTCGTCGCGCAAAGCCGCGAGTGCCGCGAAACCTACGCGCGCATGGGCGATCGTTTGGGCGAGGCAGTTTGA
- a CDS encoding site-specific integrase — protein sequence MKSYEWPERSSIIIAEIENIKAGLAYGTSWQVRIPAKLTGGNRERQQFPTEDEAKRHAEDRLLALRKHGSSFAEIPPTQQKEAIAAWGLLKEAGISFMEAARVAIDVLRPAGGTRTLAQVCSEMSTSKEARAKAGEMDMRTVGDFKQRTERLVKALGTKPVNLVTVDDVKDWLDGLRKCYSQRTTLNHRNCVAEVLRHAKASRYVKDNVMEFFTREDYARLGGEKAIRKTSNAKALSVEDAGKLLNAAAAEKGRPLLGSLVLRLFCGLRTAETYKMDWKDIHDSDSSPFVHVPETIAKKRRNRLVTLPENALAWLSLCTNREGLVCPGNDQNRYGDSVAKLARSVRVKIPKNGTRDSFGSYHYALHGDSVRTAALMGHKQGDDVLFAHYRQLVRKEDAERYFALSPDAEGKKVVRFSGSIGKAASKARKTA from the coding sequence ATGAAGTCTTACGAATGGCCCGAACGGAGCAGCATCATTATTGCAGAGATTGAGAACATCAAAGCGGGGCTTGCCTATGGCACGTCGTGGCAAGTTCGCATTCCCGCCAAGCTCACGGGGGGCAATCGTGAACGCCAACAGTTCCCCACGGAGGATGAGGCGAAGCGACATGCGGAAGACCGCCTGTTGGCATTGCGCAAGCACGGCTCCTCCTTTGCAGAGATTCCACCAACCCAACAGAAGGAGGCCATAGCCGCTTGGGGGCTGTTGAAGGAAGCGGGGATTAGCTTCATGGAGGCAGCCCGGGTGGCTATCGATGTCCTCCGTCCGGCTGGCGGGACAAGGACACTGGCTCAAGTCTGCTCTGAGATGAGCACCAGCAAGGAGGCCCGGGCCAAGGCCGGGGAGATGGACATGCGGACGGTTGGGGACTTCAAGCAAAGGACTGAAAGACTCGTGAAGGCCCTTGGGACCAAGCCCGTGAATCTCGTTACCGTTGACGACGTGAAGGATTGGCTGGACGGGCTCCGTAAGTGCTACTCTCAACGGACAACGCTGAACCATAGGAACTGTGTAGCAGAGGTCTTGAGGCACGCCAAAGCCAGCCGCTACGTCAAAGACAACGTCATGGAGTTCTTCACCCGTGAGGATTACGCCCGTCTTGGAGGGGAGAAGGCCATAAGGAAGACCTCCAATGCAAAGGCCCTCTCCGTAGAGGATGCCGGAAAGCTTCTGAATGCGGCGGCAGCGGAGAAGGGACGCCCCCTGCTTGGGTCTCTGGTGCTGCGTCTCTTTTGCGGACTCCGGACGGCAGAGACATACAAGATGGATTGGAAGGATATCCATGATTCAGACTCCAGCCCCTTCGTCCACGTCCCGGAGACAATCGCCAAGAAGCGGAGAAACCGCCTTGTGACGCTGCCGGAGAACGCCCTTGCATGGCTGTCCCTTTGCACGAATCGGGAGGGCCTTGTATGCCCCGGGAATGACCAGAACCGCTACGGGGATTCCGTGGCTAAGTTGGCACGGTCTGTCCGTGTGAAGATTCCCAAGAACGGGACAAGGGATTCCTTTGGCAGCTACCATTACGCCTTGCATGGGGATTCAGTGAGGACGGCGGCTCTCATGGGCCATAAGCAAGGGGATGATGTCCTGTTTGCTCACTACCGGCAGCTGGTGCGGAAGGAGGATGCGGAACGTTACTTTGCCCTGTCCCCGGATGCGGAGGGCAAGAAGGTTGTTAGGTTCAGTGGCAGCATAGGCAAAGCCGCCAGCAAAGCCCGCAAGACAGCGTGA
- a CDS encoding BRO-N domain-containing protein has protein sequence MTHPHNHALSFFSHDAHDVRAITIRGEPWFVAADVCRALDLQFEGGATRYLGYLSKDQKRLCAGSTLNRLAGRPIFRGHKIALISESGLYLLIFRAHRCNPTAERFRDWVTSEVLPAIHRDGAYFMGEERVRTGEMSEEALMEKADRLIQEKLKRIKQLKDRKLDGSPSIIVPLLPPNHHHQ, from the coding sequence ATGACACATCCACACAATCACGCTCTAAGCTTCTTCAGCCATGACGCCCACGATGTCCGGGCCATCACCATTCGTGGCGAGCCTTGGTTCGTTGCGGCAGATGTCTGCCGTGCTCTTGACCTTCAGTTTGAAGGCGGGGCAACACGATACCTTGGCTATCTAAGCAAAGACCAGAAGCGTCTGTGTGCTGGAAGCACTCTCAACCGCCTTGCAGGAAGGCCCATCTTCCGGGGGCACAAGATTGCGCTTATCTCTGAATCAGGACTTTACCTGCTCATCTTCCGTGCCCATCGGTGCAACCCCACCGCTGAACGTTTCCGCGATTGGGTCACCAGTGAAGTCCTCCCGGCCATCCACCGGGACGGCGCTTACTTCATGGGAGAGGAACGTGTGAGGACGGGAGAAATGAGTGAAGAGGCTTTGATGGAGAAGGCCGATAGGCTCATTCAAGAAAAGCTAAAACGAATCAAACAACTAAAAGATAGGAAGTTGGACGGCTCACCCTCAATAATTGTTCCGCTTCTTCCACCCAACCACCACCACCAATGA
- a CDS encoding helix-turn-helix domain-containing protein: protein MNPTKNPGGKATTKTPIPEAPSLTRKDVARLFQISPLTVWRWARDGKLPKYRLGPGVVRYRLSDVTRLAEAASQESNSKPGVKPGRGRATTRSIGYTLPEGITENIQRLRQGQSL, encoded by the coding sequence ATGAACCCCACCAAGAACCCCGGTGGCAAAGCCACCACCAAAACCCCAATCCCTGAAGCCCCCTCACTAACCCGGAAGGACGTTGCACGGCTCTTCCAAATCTCCCCCCTCACAGTCTGGCGCTGGGCACGAGATGGGAAGCTTCCCAAGTATCGTCTTGGGCCGGGCGTCGTCCGCTACCGCCTGTCCGATGTCACCAGACTTGCGGAGGCAGCTAGCCAAGAGTCCAACAGCAAGCCCGGAGTGAAGCCGGGAAGAGGCAGAGCCACCACCAGAAGCATTGGATACACCCTCCCCGAAGGAATCACTGAGAACATTCAGAGGCTCCGGCAGGGGCAAAGCTTGTAG